The Myxococcus xanthus genome contains the following window.
CTCCGTCGCGCGAATCGAACAACTGGACTACCGCAAGGCGGAAGCGGAGATGCGGCGCGCGGAGGAGGCCCGGAAGAAGGAGGCGGACAAACGCCAGCAGGCCCTCCGCGAGGCGGAGCAGCGCGCCACGGAGGCGCGTGGGTGGCGGGAGTGACGGAAGTCCTGCCCGCGGACCTGCGCGTCGCGCCTCGCGCGAACATCCGCCGGGACACCTCCTCGCAGCGCCCCCACATCCCCTGGGCCGAGTCCATCGCCCAGGGACTGGCCCGCTTCGCGTCCCTGGCTGACGAGGACGCGGCCCGCGCGGACCTGGACGCCCGGTTGTCCTTCCTGCGCGGTGCGCTGCGGGACTCGCCGTACCACGCCCGGAGGCTCCACGCGGCGGGCATCCACCCGGGTGACCTCCAGACGCTGGACGACCTGAGCCACCTGCCCTTCCTGGACCGCGGGGCCCTGGCCGCGAACTGGGACGCGGTGCCCACGCTGCCGGCGGACGCCGATGATTGCGTGGTGGTGAAGAGCTCCGGGTCCACCGGAGCGCCGGTGAACGTGGTGAGGGACCGGCGCGACTGCCTGCACATGTGGGCCGTGCTGCGGTTCCTCGTGGCGCGCGCGGGAGCGGTGCTGCCCTCGCATCCCCGGGTGGTGCTACTGGACGCGCTGCCGGGCGGGCTGGAGTACTCGGTGCGCCTGCCCATCCTCCACGACGGCGCGCTGCACCGAATCTCCGTCCTTCGCGAGGACGCGCTCCAACGCCTGCGCCGCGTGCGGCCTGCCGTGCTCTTCTCCGACCCGGAAGGACTGCGGTGGCTGGCGGCCCAGCGCGACGTGCCCTCGCCCGAGCTGGTGCTCACCTCCGCGCAACACCTGCCCGCCGGCCTGCGCGCAGAGCTGGCGAACGCGGTGCCCGCGCCTGTCCTCAACTACTACGCGACGACGGAGACGGGACCGCTGGCCTGGGAGTGCCTGCGGCCCGAGGCTCCTGGCCGGTTCCACGTCCTGGCTCCGGATGTCTGGTTGGAGCCCGAACAGGACGAGGTGGTGGTGACGCGGCTGCGTCCCAGCGTGCTACCGCTGCTGCGCTACCTCCCGGGCGACGCGGGCAGCGTGCGGCGTGACGCCTGCGCTTGTGGGTTTCATGGATGGACGCTGGAGCACTTCGGCGGGCGCGGAGCCAGCCACTTCGCCACGCCTTCGGGCCGGGAGGTGGATGCCTGGGCGCTGGCCTGGGTGTTCAAGCACCATGCGCTGCGTGGCTTCCGACTGACACAAGTGGACGTCTCGCACTTCCAACTGGAGCTGGCGGGAGCGAGCCATGCGGACGTGGCGCCACTGCGCGAGCGGCTCACCGGCGCCTTGCGGAACCTGGGTTGGACGCAGGCGCGCCTGGACGTGTGTCACGTGGAGGTATCGGCGCTGGCCGTGGGCACCAAGCCACAGCCGTTCCGCCGGCTGCGCTGAGCAGCCTTGCATGACAGCGCGGCGAGCAAGATGTCATGCAGTGGGTTCCGGTGCTTACCTGAGAAGTGCGCGGCTCCTCCCCAGCGGTATGCATGCAGCCGGCCGGGAGCCCGCCCCTGACCATGCACGCTCGTCCGGAACGACATCACCCACTCTGGGCTTCACGCGCCGGACGTTATGGCGTCGCGCTCCTCGCCTTCGTCGCGGCGTGGCTCATCCAGGCGGGCACGATGTCGTTCATCCCAGCCACCCCGTTCCTGTTCTTCTTCGGCGCGGTGATGGTGTCCGGCTGGTGGGGTGGCTGGGGCCCCGCCCTGGCGACGACGCTCCTGTCGGTGGTGGTGGTGGACTTCTACTTCCTGGAGCCACTGCTCAACCTGATGCCGGGCACGGGAGGGGCTGTCTCGCTGGCGGTCTTCGTCGTGCTCGCGCTGCTGATGACGAAGCTGAACGTCATGCTGCGCAAGGCCAACGCGGAGCGGGCGCGACTGCTGGAGCGGGAGCGGGCAGCCCGAAGCGAGGCGGAGGCCGGGCAGGCACGGCTCCACGCGCTCTTCCGGGACGCGCCCGCCGCCATCATCCTCATGCATGGCCCCCGGCACATCTATTCCTTCTCCAACACGATGAACAACACACTGATGGGGACGGACACGCTGGTGGGCCAGGAGGCGAGCAAGGCCCTGCCGTGGGCGGAGTCGCGAGGCTTCATCACCCTGCTGGACGAGGTCTACCGCACCGGCGTCCCTTTCACGGGCAATGCGGTGCCGTTCCCTCGCAAGCCCCCCCATGACGAGATACAGGAGACGTATCTCAACATCGTGTATCAGCCCACGCGGAACGAGCAGGGTGAGGTCGACGGCATCGCCGGCTTCGGTTTCGACGTGACGGACCTGGTCCGGGCCCGACAGCGCGCCGAGGCCCTGACGCACGAGCTCCAGCTCGCCGAGGCACGTGACTGGCTCCTCGCGGAGTCGGGCGCGGTGCTGGCGTCATCGCTCGACGACGAGACGACGCTGCGGAACATGGCGAAGCTGGTGGTGCCCACGTTCGCGGACTGGTGCCTCGTCGACGTGGCGGAGCCGGATGGGACGTTCCGGCGACTGGAGGCGGCACACTTCCGGCTCGAGGACGACGCGCTGGCCGAGGACATCCTCCGCTTCGGAATGCAGCCCAGCGGCAATCCGGGGCATCCCCCCACGGGCGCCCTGCTGAAGGCGGAGACGGTTCACGTCGAGCGGTTGACCCGGGAACGGATTCACGAGCTCGCACACGACGCGGAACACGCCCGGGTGCTGGAAGCGATAGGGCCCGTCTCCTTCATCGCCGTGCCCTTGATTGCACGCGGACAGGTGTTGGGGGTGCTCAGCTTCATCCACGCCCACTCCGGCCGGCATTACTCGACGTCAGACCTGGCGTTCGCCAAGGAACTGGCACACCGGGCCGCGCTCTCCCTGGAGAATGCCCGGCTCTATGCGGAGGCTCGGGAGGCCATCCGCCTGCGCGATGAGTTCATGTCCATTGCCAGCCACGAACTGAAGACGCCGCTCACCCCGCTGAGCCTGAAGCTCCAGGCGCTCTCGCGGGAGCTGGCCCGCCACCCGGGCCCGGTTCCTCGCAACCTGGTGGAGAGCTACGTGGCGGTGGGCGCACGGCAGGTGCAGAAGCTGGCGGAGCTGGTGGGCGACCTGCTCGACGTGTCGCGCATCTCCGCGGGGCGGCTCTCGCTGGAGTTGGAGGAGCTCGAGCTGGGGTCGCTCGTCCGGGACGTCGTCACCCGGTATGAACCCCAGGCCGCGCGCACCGGCTCCCCCTTGCAGTTGGAGGCGGGAGACTTCGACATCGTGGGCCGGTGGGACCGGCTGCGTCTGGAGCAGGTCATCACCAACCTGGTGGACAACGCCGTGAAGTACGGCAACGGCAGGCCCATCCACGTGCGCCTGGAGCCGCATGACGGCGGAGCGCGGCTGACGGTGCGGGACGAGGGCATCGGCATCGAGCCCCAGCATCTGCCCCGCCTCTTCGGCCGCTTCGAACGCGCCGTGTCCGAGCGCAACTACGGGGGCCTGGGCCTGGGCCTGTACATCACCCGCACGCTGGTGGAGGCCATGGGCGGCCGGGTCCACGTGGAGAGCAGGCTGGGGCGAGGCTCCACCTTCACCGTGGAGCTGCCCAGCCACCTGGGCGCGGAGCAGGCCCGTCAAGCCCCCTGACTGTCGTTTCCAGGCTCGAAGGTCATGCGAAGCCGGGAGTCTCCAGTTAGAGGGGCGTCACCACGAGGAAGGAGCGAGGGACATGGAGACTCGGAAGCTGGGAAGGCAGGGCCCCACCGTTTCGGCGCTGGGCCTGGGCTGCATGGGGATGTCCGACTTCTACGCGGGCAGGGATGACGCGGAGTCGGAGGCCACGCTGCTGCACGCGCTGGAGCGGGGCATCACCTTCTTCGACACCGCCGACATGTACGGGTCGGGCGCCAACGAGACGTTGGTGGGCCGGGTGCTCAAGCCGCACCGGGCGAACATCGTGCTGGCAACGAAGTTCGGCATCGTCCGCGACCCCACGGACCCGCAGAAGCGCGGCATCAACGGGCGGCCGGAGTACGTGAGGCAAGCTTGCGAGGCCAGCCTGCGCCGGCTGGGCGTGGATGTCATCGACCTGTACTACCTGCACCGGCTGGACGTGCAGACGCCCATCGAGGACACGGTGGGCGCCATGGCGGAGCTGGTGCGCGAGGGCAAGGTGCGCTTCCTCGGCCTGTCGGAGGTGGACGCGGACACGCTGCGCCGGGCCTCGAAGGTGCATCCCATCACCGCGCTCCAGAGCGAGTACTCCCTGTGGAGCCGTGAGCCGGAAGACGGCGTGCTCCAGGCGTGCCGCGAGCTGGGCGTGGGCTTCGTTCCCTACAGCCCGCTGGGACGCGGCTTCCTCACGGGGCAAATCAAGCGCTTCGAGGACCTGGCGCAGGACGACTACCGCCGCTTCTCGCCTCGCTTCCAGGGGGAGAACTTCACGCGCAACCTGGAGCTCGTCGGCCACATCGAGCGGCTGGCGAAGGAGAAGGGATGCACTCCGGCGCAGCTCGCGCTCGCGTGGGTGCTGGCACAGGGGAAGGACCTGGTGCCCATCCCCGGCACCAAGCGCCGCAAGTACCTGGACGAGAACCTCGGCGCGCTGGAGGTGACGCTCACGGACCAGGACGTGGCCGCCATCAACGCCGTCGCGCCTCCGGGCGTCGCCGCGGGTGGGCGCTATCCTCCGTCCATGCAGTCCTCGCTGCCCAAGGCGTCCCAGCCGCGCGGCCAGTGAGATGAAGCGAGGCTGGGGGGTGCCCCTTCAGCTTCGAATACGAGGAAGCTGGGCGTGCGGCTGCCATGCGCCGTCGCCGCCCAGGCAGTAACGGCAGGTGGCCAATGGCGTCTCCCGTTCGAGGTAGCCGAGCATCTGACCCAGCAAGTCCGGCGTGTCGAGCGGCACGCCATCGACCTCGCCCAGCGCGGGCATCTCCGGGTACGTGCCCCCGAGCACCGTCGCCACGTGCGGTGGACGCGTGCAGGCGTAGAAGCGGCCCGCGTGGACCAGGTGACAGCGGACCTTCAACCAACAACGCGCGTGGATGCCTCGCACGGCGTCTTCGGAGTCGTGCGGCGCCGCCGGCGTGAGTTGCTGGAAGGCGTCGATTCGCTTCACCGTGAGGAAGACGCAGTGCTGCTCGCAGCGCTCGGTGATGCGGGCGATGGAGCGCTCCGGCAGCGGCGCGGAGGTGTAGACGGACAGGGTCATCCGATCCAGGCGCTCGTAGACCGCATCGGGGGCGCTCTGCGCGAGGAAGCCGTTGGTGGTGACGGACACCTGCGGGGAGATGCCCGAGGCGCGCACGGCGTCCAGCACCGCTGGCAGGTCGGGGTGGAGGAAGGGCTCGCCGCCAGTGAGCTTGAAGACGTTGGGCCGGAGGGCTCGGGCCAGTTGGCGCAAGTCCTTGCCCAGGGCAGCGGGGTCCACGGACCAGGCAGGCAGGTGCGGCGACAACGGGCAGCACTGCACGCAGCGCAGGTTGCAGTGCGTGGCGACATGCGTCTCCAGGGACCAGGTGAGGATGCGTCCGTCTTGGAGCTCGTAGCGCACGGCGGGACTATACGAGGTTGCCCGGGGCCCCTGGCGCTTGTCACAGTACCCGCGTGTCTCACGCTTCCGGCGGAATGCTCGCCACCCTGCCCCACTACCAGTCATTGGCGCGCCTGGCGCCGTCTGTGTGGCGGCTGAATCCCCCGGGGCTGGCACCGGAGGCCGTCGCTGCATTCCTGCGCCACGCGCTGCCTCCCGACGAAAGCGTTTTCCAGGGCGTGCGCCGGGTTCCGGGCGCATTGCCTCGCGTGCGTCGGAGCGAGGGGACTCCGGAGACACGTGAGGATGAAGACAGGCTGGCGGAACGGCTCGTGGCCGCGCTGGCGGACAGCGTGGGCAAACACCTGGCGGCGGGCGCGGTGGACGTGAGCCTGAGCGGCGGCGTGGACAGCGCCGCTTTGTGCGCCCTGGCCGCGCGGCAGGCGCCCGGGCGCGTGCGCGCCTGGACCATGGATGTCCACTTCGCGGATGCCACGGAGCGACGGAATGCCCGGACGGTGGCGAACACAGCCGGAGTCGAGTTGGTCGACGTGTCCGTTCCGGACGCGGTGCTGCCAGAGCTGTTCGAGCCCGCCGTCCTGAGCCAGGAGACGGCCATCCTCAACGCCCGCGCCGTGGCCAGCCATGCCTTCTACGCGGAGGCCCGAAGGCAGGGCGCCTCCACGTTGCTGAGCGGCGCGGGCGCGGATGAGGTGCTCATGGGCAACCCGGCGGCGTTCGCGGGTGCGGCGGCCCGTGTGACGGAGGACCGGCGCCTCGTGCATAAGGTGCTGCACCCAGGGCCTGTGGACAACTTGGGGGTGGATCTGCGGGTACTTCGCCTTCCCTGGGACGCGGAGCTGGCTTCCGGTGACGAGGATCACCCCGAAGAGGTCCGCTACGCGGCCTGGGTGCTGTGGGAGCTGGTGCTGCCTCCCGAGCTCCGGGGTGCGAGCGCACATGGCGTGAACGTGTGCACGCCCTACCTGGACGCGGACTTCGCTGACGTGGCGCTGGGACTCCCATTGGGCGTGCTCGCGCGGCACGGGGCCGGCAAGTGGCTCTTCCGGCATGCGGTGCGCACGCTGGTACCGGATGAGGTCCGGTTGGCCCGGAAGACACCGCGCTATGCGCACACCGCGCTCTCCAGCCCCGTTCGTGCGCGTTGGCTGGAGCTGTACCGGGAATGGCTCACACCGGCCCGGCTGGCGCCGTTGGAGTGCATCGACGCGGGCGCGACCCGGGCGCTACTGGAGCGCTACGCACGTCTGGCCGCCGACGCTCCCGAGGCGAGTGCCATGGACCGGCTGTTGATGCGGTTGTGCTCCCTCGCCATGCTCCACGCCCACGCCAGCGCCCGCCCCCCATGTCCCGAATCCTGATTGCCACCTCCCCCGAGAAGGGCCACCTCAACCCCATGGCCGGTGTCGCGCAGTGGATGCGCCGCATGGGCCACCACGTGGGCTGGCTGTGCATCCCCGAGCCCGCGCCGCAGCTCGAACGGCTGGGCGTGGAGGTGCTGACGTTGCCCCACGCCGAGGCGCCCGTGCCCGCCATCGAGACGGGAGGCGAGGCGCTCGCGCGGTTGGTGCTCGATGAAGCGGCGCTGGGGCAATGGATTCGCGGCCTGCTGATTGACGCCGTGCCCTCGCTGCTGGCGCCGGTGCGAGAGGCCGTCGAGCGCTTCCGTCCGGATGTCATGGCCCTGGACGGCATGCAGTACGCCGCCGTGCTGGCCGCCCATGCGTTG
Protein-coding sequences here:
- a CDS encoding phenylacetate--CoA ligase family protein, with the translated sequence MAGVTEVLPADLRVAPRANIRRDTSSQRPHIPWAESIAQGLARFASLADEDAARADLDARLSFLRGALRDSPYHARRLHAAGIHPGDLQTLDDLSHLPFLDRGALAANWDAVPTLPADADDCVVVKSSGSTGAPVNVVRDRRDCLHMWAVLRFLVARAGAVLPSHPRVVLLDALPGGLEYSVRLPILHDGALHRISVLREDALQRLRRVRPAVLFSDPEGLRWLAAQRDVPSPELVLTSAQHLPAGLRAELANAVPAPVLNYYATTETGPLAWECLRPEAPGRFHVLAPDVWLEPEQDEVVVTRLRPSVLPLLRYLPGDAGSVRRDACACGFHGWTLEHFGGRGASHFATPSGREVDAWALAWVFKHHALRGFRLTQVDVSHFQLELAGASHADVAPLRERLTGALRNLGWTQARLDVCHVEVSALAVGTKPQPFRRLR
- a CDS encoding PAS domain-containing sensor histidine kinase, which gives rise to MHARPERHHPLWASRAGRYGVALLAFVAAWLIQAGTMSFIPATPFLFFFGAVMVSGWWGGWGPALATTLLSVVVVDFYFLEPLLNLMPGTGGAVSLAVFVVLALLMTKLNVMLRKANAERARLLERERAARSEAEAGQARLHALFRDAPAAIILMHGPRHIYSFSNTMNNTLMGTDTLVGQEASKALPWAESRGFITLLDEVYRTGVPFTGNAVPFPRKPPHDEIQETYLNIVYQPTRNEQGEVDGIAGFGFDVTDLVRARQRAEALTHELQLAEARDWLLAESGAVLASSLDDETTLRNMAKLVVPTFADWCLVDVAEPDGTFRRLEAAHFRLEDDALAEDILRFGMQPSGNPGHPPTGALLKAETVHVERLTRERIHELAHDAEHARVLEAIGPVSFIAVPLIARGQVLGVLSFIHAHSGRHYSTSDLAFAKELAHRAALSLENARLYAEAREAIRLRDEFMSIASHELKTPLTPLSLKLQALSRELARHPGPVPRNLVESYVAVGARQVQKLAELVGDLLDVSRISAGRLSLELEELELGSLVRDVVTRYEPQAARTGSPLQLEAGDFDIVGRWDRLRLEQVITNLVDNAVKYGNGRPIHVRLEPHDGGARLTVRDEGIGIEPQHLPRLFGRFERAVSERNYGGLGLGLYITRTLVEAMGGRVHVESRLGRGSTFTVELPSHLGAEQARQAP
- a CDS encoding aldo/keto reductase, whose translation is METRKLGRQGPTVSALGLGCMGMSDFYAGRDDAESEATLLHALERGITFFDTADMYGSGANETLVGRVLKPHRANIVLATKFGIVRDPTDPQKRGINGRPEYVRQACEASLRRLGVDVIDLYYLHRLDVQTPIEDTVGAMAELVREGKVRFLGLSEVDADTLRRASKVHPITALQSEYSLWSREPEDGVLQACRELGVGFVPYSPLGRGFLTGQIKRFEDLAQDDYRRFSPRFQGENFTRNLELVGHIERLAKEKGCTPAQLALAWVLAQGKDLVPIPGTKRRKYLDENLGALEVTLTDQDVAAINAVAPPGVAAGGRYPPSMQSSLPKASQPRGQ
- a CDS encoding radical SAM protein produces the protein MRYELQDGRILTWSLETHVATHCNLRCVQCCPLSPHLPAWSVDPAALGKDLRQLARALRPNVFKLTGGEPFLHPDLPAVLDAVRASGISPQVSVTTNGFLAQSAPDAVYERLDRMTLSVYTSAPLPERSIARITERCEQHCVFLTVKRIDAFQQLTPAAPHDSEDAVRGIHARCWLKVRCHLVHAGRFYACTRPPHVATVLGGTYPEMPALGEVDGVPLDTPDLLGQMLGYLERETPLATCRYCLGGDGAWQPHAQLPRIRS
- a CDS encoding asparagine synthase-related protein, with amino-acid sequence MLATLPHYQSLARLAPSVWRLNPPGLAPEAVAAFLRHALPPDESVFQGVRRVPGALPRVRRSEGTPETREDEDRLAERLVAALADSVGKHLAAGAVDVSLSGGVDSAALCALAARQAPGRVRAWTMDVHFADATERRNARTVANTAGVELVDVSVPDAVLPELFEPAVLSQETAILNARAVASHAFYAEARRQGASTLLSGAGADEVLMGNPAAFAGAAARVTEDRRLVHKVLHPGPVDNLGVDLRVLRLPWDAELASGDEDHPEEVRYAAWVLWELVLPPELRGASAHGVNVCTPYLDADFADVALGLPLGVLARHGAGKWLFRHAVRTLVPDEVRLARKTPRYAHTALSSPVRARWLELYREWLTPARLAPLECIDAGATRALLERYARLAADAPEASAMDRLLMRLCSLAMLHAHASARPPCPES